The sequence GGTGTACTACGACGACGAAAAACGGGCGACCGCGGACGTGAAGAACGGCAAGATCGATGCCGCGCTCATCATCCCGCCGCAGTATTCGCGGCGTGTCTACGAGCAAGAGCAGCCCCGCATCGCGCTGGTGGTGGACAACAGCGACAACTTCGTGAGCTCGTCGCTGGAGCAGAAACTGGCGGAGCTGACAGAGGCGCTGAACACGCCCGATGTCCAGCCCCGGGTGGTGCAAAACGTCGCGCTCCAGGTGGTGGAACTCTATCCCTACATCGAGTACATGAAATACCTGCTGCCGGGCTCGATTACGCTGGCGATGTTCGTCTCGGTGATGATCGGCGGCGGCATGCTGTACATCGACGACAAGGCGCGCGGGGTACACGAGGGCTACCTGGTGACGCCGATCACGAAGCTGGAGCTGATCCTGGGGCTGAACACGGCGGGCGCGATCAAGGCGATTGCCTCGGGCGTGGTGATCACGGTGGTCGGATCGCTGATTGCCGGCGTCAGCGCGACCTTTCATGCCCAGACGGCGGTCCTGCTGGCGCTCACCATCCTGGTGACCTCGCTGGCGTTCAATACCATGATGTTCCTGTTCATGGTGCGGGTCGAGGATCCGCTGGTGCCGCGCGCGACCTTCGGGGTTTTGAATACGCTCCTGTTTTTCCCCAGCGGCGCGATTTATCCCATCAACGCGTTTCCCAAGTGGCTGCAGGCGATCGCCATTGCCGACCCGTTTTCCTACGCGGTCCATGCCTTCAAGGCGTTGCTGCTGAAGGAGGCGGGATTCACGGCGATCTGGCACGACCTGCTGTTCCTGACGATCATTGCGGCGGTCATGATCTCGATTGCGACTCCGTTGTTTAAGCGAACGCTGTAACTGCATTTACCGATTTGGTAATAACTCTGGTCGGCTGCTGTTGCAGACCCCCTCCCCCTCCATCAATGCAAGGTCAACAACATACGCACGGGGGCAACCTTCCGAACCCATCACGCATCGAGCATCAACGGAATCTCGAATCTAGACCCTCCGGCAGATAGATGCGCAATGCGCCGGCCGAAAATGAAGGAGACACTTATGAAAATCGTGGTGATCGGCGGCACTGGACTCATTGGCTCAAAACTCGTCAACAAGCTTCGTGAGCACGGACACGAGGCGATAGCGGCATCACCCAATTCGGGCGTCAACAGCGTTACGGGCGAGGGGCTTGCCGAAGTGCTGAAAGGTGCTTCGGTAGCGGTTGACGTTACGAACTCTCCCTCCTGGGAGGACGCAGCAGTGCTGAAGTTTTTCGAAACATCAACCCGTAACCTCCTCACCTATGGAGCGGCGGCAGGCGTCGGACATCACGTAGCGTTGTCGGTCGTAGGCACCGAGCGGCTGTCCGAAAGCGGTTTCTTCCGCGCCAAGATCGCTCAGGAGAAACTGATCAAAGCCTCATCGATTCCTTATTCGATCGTGCAAGCGACCCAGTTCTTCGAGTTCCTCAAGGAAATAGGGGGGCCGGAACAGTTTCGCCTGGATGAACTAGTCCGGCGGCGCTTGGCCTTGCTCAAAGATCCTCGCGAAGTCATCGCTGATCCAAACGCGCGTTACTCTGGGGCCAAAATCAGCGAGAAAACACTGGTTCCAGGCGATAACGCACGACTCGGCGAGACGCGTTTCGAAACCTGGCTGACTCAGTCCGCAGCACAGATTCCGAGTGCGCATCCTCAGACTGACGCCGCGTGAAGCCGCAGGGGTGGTCGCAGCGGCCACCCCCGGTGAGCGGGGCATAGGAAAGTACACTGGCCGTCGAACGTCACCTACACACGACGAGATTGCCCAACTCGCCTTCAGTCTGTACGAATCCACGTGGCCGGCAGGACGGCCACGACATCGAAGATTGGCTGTGTGCCGACCAGGAACTCGTGCGGCACTACGCCTGACGGAGAAGTACCAACCAATACACACGAAGCATTGAAATGGCGTCGACCCAAGCGAAAGGTTAATTTATGACATTCCCAAAACTAATTTTGGCGCTGGCATGTCTCATGTCCGGCGCGCTGGTAGCACAGGAGGCTAAGGTAACGCAGCTCATGTCGAAAGACCTGAAAGAGCTTCCAGGCAAAGAAGGTTTGATGATCACCGTGGAATATCCGCCGGGCAGTTCGGACCCCATACATCGCCACAATGCACAGGCGTTCGTTTATGTGCTGGAAGGTTCGATCGTGATGCAGGTGAGAGGCGGAAAGGAAACGACTCTGACACCTGGTCAGACCTTCTACGAAGGCCCGGATGATGTCCATGTCGTTGGGCGGAACGCAAGCCAAACCAAACCGGCGAAATTCCTCGTGTTTCTTGTGAAAAACAAAGGCGCTCCGGTGCTCGTACCTGCCAAGTAAAAGCCAGAAACTGCGAGTGGTTCTGCTCGCACAAACTTAAGGAGAAAATTCATATGAGCACGATTACGGGAAAAGATGGCACGACGATCTACTACAAAGACTGGGGCAAGGGCCCGGTCGTCACGTTGTCGCATGGATGGCCGCTGAGTTCCGATGCATGGGACGGCCAACTGCTCTTCCTCGCCCAGAATGGCTTCCGCGTGGTTGCGCACGACCGGCGCGGCCACGGCCGGTCGAGCCAAGCCTGGTCCGGGAACGACATGAATGGGTACGCCGACGATCTGGCAGCCGTCATTGAGGCGCTTGATCTCAAGGAAGTCACCCTGGCGGGTCACTCCACGGGCGGAGGCGAAGTTGCACGTTACATCGGACGCCACGGCACAAAGCGTGTTGCCGCGGCCGTCCTGATCGCTGCTGTGCCCCCGATCATGGTGAAGTCCGATGCCAACCCCGAGGGGCTCCCGATGGAAGTGTTTGACGGATTGCGCAGCAGCCTCACCAAGGACCGTTCGC is a genomic window of Terriglobia bacterium containing:
- a CDS encoding ABC transporter permease — encoded protein: MNRMWAIVERELRKFLRSPALMLVSLVFPLIQLIVLGSAFGGKIRDARLGVVDQDGGVQALKIREAFNSVAANVRTFVPVYYDDEKRATADVKNGKIDAALIIPPQYSRRVYEQEQPRIALVVDNSDNFVSSSLEQKLAELTEALNTPDVQPRVVQNVALQVVELYPYIEYMKYLLPGSITLAMFVSVMIGGGMLYIDDKARGVHEGYLVTPITKLELILGLNTAGAIKAIASGVVITVVGSLIAGVSATFHAQTAVLLALTILVTSLAFNTMMFLFMVRVEDPLVPRATFGVLNTLLFFPSGAIYPINAFPKWLQAIAIADPFSYAVHAFKALLLKEAGFTAIWHDLLFLTIIAAVMISIATPLFKRTL
- a CDS encoding SDR family oxidoreductase, which translates into the protein MKIVVIGGTGLIGSKLVNKLREHGHEAIAASPNSGVNSVTGEGLAEVLKGASVAVDVTNSPSWEDAAVLKFFETSTRNLLTYGAAAGVGHHVALSVVGTERLSESGFFRAKIAQEKLIKASSIPYSIVQATQFFEFLKEIGGPEQFRLDELVRRRLALLKDPREVIADPNARYSGAKISEKTLVPGDNARLGETRFETWLTQSAAQIPSAHPQTDAA
- a CDS encoding cupin domain-containing protein; protein product: MTFPKLILALACLMSGALVAQEAKVTQLMSKDLKELPGKEGLMITVEYPPGSSDPIHRHNAQAFVYVLEGSIVMQVRGGKETTLTPGQTFYEGPDDVHVVGRNASQTKPAKFLVFLVKNKGAPVLVPAK
- a CDS encoding alpha/beta hydrolase — its product is MSTITGKDGTTIYYKDWGKGPVVTLSHGWPLSSDAWDGQLLFLAQNGFRVVAHDRRGHGRSSQAWSGNDMNGYADDLAAVIEALDLKEVTLAGHSTGGGEVARYIGRHGTKRVAAAVLIAAVPPIMVKSDANPEGLPMEVFDGLRSSLTKDRSQFYKDLAVMFYGANRPGAKVSQGTLDQFWLWSMQAGLKNAYDSIKAFSETDFTEDLKKFDVPTLVMHGEDDQIVPVKDSAKKSARLIKGAKEIYYPGLPHGLTATHADQVNADL